One Aphidius gifuensis isolate YNYX2018 linkage group LG5, ASM1490517v1, whole genome shotgun sequence genomic region harbors:
- the LOC122857140 gene encoding formin-like protein isoform X2, which yields MEKLCETDEAFVKNRFASTSIDSNGVDNGIRDSIKTTNQQNIQQQQQYNNNNCQSSLGSLGRPHTRNGSVRSVPRQPMPDPGELERRFTKVLASMDLPPDKAKLLKQYDNEKKWDIICDQERVQAKDPPSHYLAKLRTYLDPKASRSHRKRKMVGPSTSTQVLRDLEISLRTNHIEWVREFLDEENQGLDALIDYLSFRLLMMRHEQRLSETKQQSDETLQTSVIVETTPLNNGCLRPPLHDMIDSPLVRRRSRHVARLNMGEAKDDIHVCILCMRAIMNNKYGFNMVIQHREAINCIALSLIHKSLRTKALVLELLAAICLVKGGHEIILSAFDNFKEICSEHKRFETLMAYFTQYDNFHIEFMVACMQFVNIVVHSVEDMNFRVHLQYEFTKLGLDEYLEKLRHTESEDLQVQISAYLDNVFDVAALMEDSETKTAALEKVAELEDELGHTHDRMNELERDSMAKLAELETDLSAIKIEYCDLLESKRIIEDELAALKRQSQDSARRESVLESKIHELETLTKGTTIASLRNGNSGISPTSVNIVSSTVSSINGLQNDNTIQKITTTAVAPPPPPPPPPPPPTGLLTSSGPPPPPPPPPPMSSMTSCGDNKIPQCPTVPIPPPPAGMMQAPNGAMTIKRKVQTKYKLPTLNWVPLKPNQVKGTIFNELDDDRLHNYIDFIDFEERFKIGIGGHIANGTSDIDGLQTFPSKRFKKPENISLLEHTRLRNIAISRRKMDMPIEKIITSVNGLDLKALSPENVESLQRMVPSEQEIKAYREYIIEKKNVNLLTEEDKFLMQLGKVERISTKLSIMNYMGNFVHNLIAVSPQIEYITTASNSVKSSKKLRSVLEIVLAFGNYLNSSKRGPAYGFKLQSLDTLLDTKSTDKKMCLLHYIVATIRLKFPELLNFESELMKIDEAATASLENIKSDVKELDRGMEQVRKEFELRGKEKNNTVLHDFLKNSEDQLRRLKSDERIANEAFHTCVEFFGESTIQVDANTFFSLLVRFARAFKAADQENERRRRLEAAAAEAFNTSEEVIKRNKLNQKKQQEAVINELKNKTRLVQEKKILQQDEVYNGALEDILLGLRSEPYRRADAVRRSQRRRIDNHRLSRTAEELEF from the exons gCCTCGATGGATTTACCACCAGACAAGGCTAAATTACTAAAGCAGTAtgacaacgaaaaaaaatgggaTATAATATGTGATCAA GAAAGAGTACAAGCTAAAGATCCACCATCTCATTATCTAGCTAAGTTGAGGACTTATCTGGATCCAAAAGCTTCAAGAAGTCATCGA aaaagaaaaatggttggtccatcaacatcaacacaaGTATTGAGGGATTTAGAAATTTCATTACGTACAAATCACATCGA atgGGTTCGTGAATTTTTGGATGAAGAAAATCAAGGATTGGATGCtttgattgattatttgaGTTTTAGACTTTTGATGATGAGGCATGAACAGAGACTTTCTGAAACAAAACAACAATCAGATGAGACACTTCAAACAA GTGTTATTGTTGAAACAACACCATTAAATAATGGCTGTTTGAGGCCACCTCTTCATGATATGATTGACAGTCCACTAGTAAGAAGACGTTCAAGACATGTTGCTAGATTAAATATGGGTGAAGCTAAGGATGATATACACGTATGCATTTTATGTATGCGTGctattatgaataataag taTGGTTTTAATATGGTCATTCAACATCGAGAAGCTATAAATTGCATTGCACTATCCTTGATCCACAAAAGTTTAAGGACAAAAGCACTAGTCTTAGAATTATTAGCAGCAATATGTCTTGTTAAAGGTGGACATGAAATAATTCTATCagcatttgataattttaaagaaatatgtAGTGAACATAAACGTTTTGAGACACTTATGGCATATTTTACacaatatgataattttcatattgaatTTATGGTTGCATGTAtgcaatttgtaaatattgttGTACATTCTGTTGAGGATATGAATTTTCGGGTACATTTGCAAtatgaatttacaaaacttGGACTTGATGAgtatcttgaaaaattaagacATACAGAGAGTGAAGATTTGCAG gtaCAAATTTCCGCTTATCTGGATAATGTATTTGATGTAGCAGCATTAATGGAAGACAGTGAAACAAAAACAGCAGCATTAGAAAAAGTTGCTGAATTAGAAGATGAACTTGGTCATACACATGATAGAATGAATGAATTGGAACGTGATTCAATGGCAAAATTAGCTGAACTTGAAACTGATTTAAGtgcaattaaaattgaatattgtgATTTATTAGAATCTAAAAGAATAATTGAAGATGAATTAGCAGCATTAAAAAGACAAAGTCAAGATTCAGCAAGACGTGAAAGTGTATTAGAAAGTAAAATTCATGAATTAGAAACATTAACCAAAGGTACAACAATTGCTAGTTTAAGAAATGGTAATTCAGGAATATCACCAACATCAGTTAACATTGTATCATCAACAGTATCAAGTATTAATGGtttacaaaatgataatacaatacaaaaaataacaacaacagcagtaGCACCTCCACCACCTCCACCTCCACCACCGCCACCACCAACAGGGCTATTAACATCATCAggaccaccaccaccacctcctccaccaccaccaatgtCATCAATGACATCATgtggtgataataaaataccaCAATGTCCAACAGTACcaataccaccaccaccagctgGTATGATGCAAGCACCAAATGGTGCTATGACAATAAAACGTAAAgtacaaacaaaatataaattaccaacATTAAATTGGGTACCATTAAAACCAAATCAAGTTAAAGgtacaatatttaatgaacttgatgatgatcgtttacataattatattgattttattgattttgaagAACGTTTTAAAATTGGTATTGGTGGACATATTGCAAATGGTACTAGTGATATTGATGGATTACAAACATTTCCAagtaaaagatttaaaaaaccagaaaatatatcattacTTGAACATACTAGATTACGTAATATTGCAATATCAAGAAGAAAAATGGATAtgccaattgaaaaaataataacatctgTTAATGGTCTTGATTTAAAAGCTTTATCACCAGAAAATGTTGAATCATTACAAAGAATGGTACCATCTGAACAAGAAATAAAAGCATATcgtgaatatattattgaaaaaaaaaatgttaatttattaactgaagaggataaatttttaatgcaaCTTGGTAAAGTTGAAagaatatcaacaaaattatcaattatgaatTATATGGGTAATTTTGTACATAATTTAATAGCAGTATCACcacaaattgaatatattacaACAGCATCAAATTCAGTTaaatcttcaaaaaaattacgttCAGTATTAGAAATTGTATTGGCAtttggtaattatttaaatagtagTAAACGTGGTCCGGCATAtggttttaaattacaaagttTAGATACCCTATTAGATACAAAatcaactgataaaaaaatgtgtttaCTTCATTATATTGTTGCAACAATACGTCTTAAATTTCctgaacttttaaattttgaatctGAACTTATGAAAATTGACGAAGCAGCAACag catcgcttgaaaatataaaaagtgatGTTAAAGAACTTGACAGAGGAATGGAACAAGTACGAAAAGAATTTGAATTACgtggtaaagaaaaaaataatactgtattacatgattttttaaaaaattcggAGGATCAATTAAGACGACTTAAATCAGATGAACGAATTGCTAATGAAGCATTTCATACATGCGTTGAATTTTTTGGTGAAAGCACTATACAAGTTGATGCCAATACATTCTTTTCTCTTTTAGTTAGATTCGCGCGAGCTTTTAAG gCTGCGGATCAAGAAAATGAAAGAAGACGAAGATTGGAAGCAGCTGCTGCTGAGGCATTTAATACCTCTGAAGAagttattaaaagaaataaactcAATCAAAAAAAGCAACAG gAAGCtgttataaatgaattaaaaaataaaacacgactagtccaagaaaaaaaaatactccaacAAGATGAGGTATATAATGGAGCACTGGAGGATATTTTACTTGGTCTAAGATCAGAACCATACCGAAGAGCCGACGCTGTTAGACGTAGTCAACGTCGACGTATCGATAATCATCGACTTTCTCGTACTGCCGAGGAATTGGAATtctaa
- the LOC122857140 gene encoding formin-like protein isoform X1: MEKLCETDEAFVKNRFASTSIDSNGVDNGIRDSIKTTNQQNIQQQQQYNNNNCQSSLGSLGRPHTRNGSVRSVPRQPMPDPGELERRFTKVLASMDLPPDKAKLLKQYDNEKKWDIICDQERVQAKDPPSHYLAKLRTYLDPKASRSHRSYRFLTFFQKRKMVGPSTSTQVLRDLEISLRTNHIEWVREFLDEENQGLDALIDYLSFRLLMMRHEQRLSETKQQSDETLQTSVIVETTPLNNGCLRPPLHDMIDSPLVRRRSRHVARLNMGEAKDDIHVCILCMRAIMNNKYGFNMVIQHREAINCIALSLIHKSLRTKALVLELLAAICLVKGGHEIILSAFDNFKEICSEHKRFETLMAYFTQYDNFHIEFMVACMQFVNIVVHSVEDMNFRVHLQYEFTKLGLDEYLEKLRHTESEDLQVQISAYLDNVFDVAALMEDSETKTAALEKVAELEDELGHTHDRMNELERDSMAKLAELETDLSAIKIEYCDLLESKRIIEDELAALKRQSQDSARRESVLESKIHELETLTKGTTIASLRNGNSGISPTSVNIVSSTVSSINGLQNDNTIQKITTTAVAPPPPPPPPPPPPTGLLTSSGPPPPPPPPPPMSSMTSCGDNKIPQCPTVPIPPPPAGMMQAPNGAMTIKRKVQTKYKLPTLNWVPLKPNQVKGTIFNELDDDRLHNYIDFIDFEERFKIGIGGHIANGTSDIDGLQTFPSKRFKKPENISLLEHTRLRNIAISRRKMDMPIEKIITSVNGLDLKALSPENVESLQRMVPSEQEIKAYREYIIEKKNVNLLTEEDKFLMQLGKVERISTKLSIMNYMGNFVHNLIAVSPQIEYITTASNSVKSSKKLRSVLEIVLAFGNYLNSSKRGPAYGFKLQSLDTLLDTKSTDKKMCLLHYIVATIRLKFPELLNFESELMKIDEAATASLENIKSDVKELDRGMEQVRKEFELRGKEKNNTVLHDFLKNSEDQLRRLKSDERIANEAFHTCVEFFGESTIQVDANTFFSLLVRFARAFKAADQENERRRRLEAAAAEAFNTSEEVIKRNKLNQKKQQEAVINELKNKTRLVQEKKILQQDEVYNGALEDILLGLRSEPYRRADAVRRSQRRRIDNHRLSRTAEELEF; the protein is encoded by the exons gCCTCGATGGATTTACCACCAGACAAGGCTAAATTACTAAAGCAGTAtgacaacgaaaaaaaatgggaTATAATATGTGATCAA GAAAGAGTACAAGCTAAAGATCCACCATCTCATTATCTAGCTAAGTTGAGGACTTATCTGGATCCAAAAGCTTCAAGAAGTCATCGA TCGTATCGTTTCCTTACATTCTttcagaaaagaaaaatggttggtccatcaacatcaacacaaGTATTGAGGGATTTAGAAATTTCATTACGTACAAATCACATCGA atgGGTTCGTGAATTTTTGGATGAAGAAAATCAAGGATTGGATGCtttgattgattatttgaGTTTTAGACTTTTGATGATGAGGCATGAACAGAGACTTTCTGAAACAAAACAACAATCAGATGAGACACTTCAAACAA GTGTTATTGTTGAAACAACACCATTAAATAATGGCTGTTTGAGGCCACCTCTTCATGATATGATTGACAGTCCACTAGTAAGAAGACGTTCAAGACATGTTGCTAGATTAAATATGGGTGAAGCTAAGGATGATATACACGTATGCATTTTATGTATGCGTGctattatgaataataag taTGGTTTTAATATGGTCATTCAACATCGAGAAGCTATAAATTGCATTGCACTATCCTTGATCCACAAAAGTTTAAGGACAAAAGCACTAGTCTTAGAATTATTAGCAGCAATATGTCTTGTTAAAGGTGGACATGAAATAATTCTATCagcatttgataattttaaagaaatatgtAGTGAACATAAACGTTTTGAGACACTTATGGCATATTTTACacaatatgataattttcatattgaatTTATGGTTGCATGTAtgcaatttgtaaatattgttGTACATTCTGTTGAGGATATGAATTTTCGGGTACATTTGCAAtatgaatttacaaaacttGGACTTGATGAgtatcttgaaaaattaagacATACAGAGAGTGAAGATTTGCAG gtaCAAATTTCCGCTTATCTGGATAATGTATTTGATGTAGCAGCATTAATGGAAGACAGTGAAACAAAAACAGCAGCATTAGAAAAAGTTGCTGAATTAGAAGATGAACTTGGTCATACACATGATAGAATGAATGAATTGGAACGTGATTCAATGGCAAAATTAGCTGAACTTGAAACTGATTTAAGtgcaattaaaattgaatattgtgATTTATTAGAATCTAAAAGAATAATTGAAGATGAATTAGCAGCATTAAAAAGACAAAGTCAAGATTCAGCAAGACGTGAAAGTGTATTAGAAAGTAAAATTCATGAATTAGAAACATTAACCAAAGGTACAACAATTGCTAGTTTAAGAAATGGTAATTCAGGAATATCACCAACATCAGTTAACATTGTATCATCAACAGTATCAAGTATTAATGGtttacaaaatgataatacaatacaaaaaataacaacaacagcagtaGCACCTCCACCACCTCCACCTCCACCACCGCCACCACCAACAGGGCTATTAACATCATCAggaccaccaccaccacctcctccaccaccaccaatgtCATCAATGACATCATgtggtgataataaaataccaCAATGTCCAACAGTACcaataccaccaccaccagctgGTATGATGCAAGCACCAAATGGTGCTATGACAATAAAACGTAAAgtacaaacaaaatataaattaccaacATTAAATTGGGTACCATTAAAACCAAATCAAGTTAAAGgtacaatatttaatgaacttgatgatgatcgtttacataattatattgattttattgattttgaagAACGTTTTAAAATTGGTATTGGTGGACATATTGCAAATGGTACTAGTGATATTGATGGATTACAAACATTTCCAagtaaaagatttaaaaaaccagaaaatatatcattacTTGAACATACTAGATTACGTAATATTGCAATATCAAGAAGAAAAATGGATAtgccaattgaaaaaataataacatctgTTAATGGTCTTGATTTAAAAGCTTTATCACCAGAAAATGTTGAATCATTACAAAGAATGGTACCATCTGAACAAGAAATAAAAGCATATcgtgaatatattattgaaaaaaaaaatgttaatttattaactgaagaggataaatttttaatgcaaCTTGGTAAAGTTGAAagaatatcaacaaaattatcaattatgaatTATATGGGTAATTTTGTACATAATTTAATAGCAGTATCACcacaaattgaatatattacaACAGCATCAAATTCAGTTaaatcttcaaaaaaattacgttCAGTATTAGAAATTGTATTGGCAtttggtaattatttaaatagtagTAAACGTGGTCCGGCATAtggttttaaattacaaagttTAGATACCCTATTAGATACAAAatcaactgataaaaaaatgtgtttaCTTCATTATATTGTTGCAACAATACGTCTTAAATTTCctgaacttttaaattttgaatctGAACTTATGAAAATTGACGAAGCAGCAACag catcgcttgaaaatataaaaagtgatGTTAAAGAACTTGACAGAGGAATGGAACAAGTACGAAAAGAATTTGAATTACgtggtaaagaaaaaaataatactgtattacatgattttttaaaaaattcggAGGATCAATTAAGACGACTTAAATCAGATGAACGAATTGCTAATGAAGCATTTCATACATGCGTTGAATTTTTTGGTGAAAGCACTATACAAGTTGATGCCAATACATTCTTTTCTCTTTTAGTTAGATTCGCGCGAGCTTTTAAG gCTGCGGATCAAGAAAATGAAAGAAGACGAAGATTGGAAGCAGCTGCTGCTGAGGCATTTAATACCTCTGAAGAagttattaaaagaaataaactcAATCAAAAAAAGCAACAG gAAGCtgttataaatgaattaaaaaataaaacacgactagtccaagaaaaaaaaatactccaacAAGATGAGGTATATAATGGAGCACTGGAGGATATTTTACTTGGTCTAAGATCAGAACCATACCGAAGAGCCGACGCTGTTAGACGTAGTCAACGTCGACGTATCGATAATCATCGACTTTCTCGTACTGCCGAGGAATTGGAATtctaa
- the LOC122857140 gene encoding formin-like protein isoform X3 yields MEKLCETDEAFVKNRFASTSIDSNGVDNGIRDSIKTTNQQNIQQQQQYNNNNCQSSLGSLGRPHTRNGSVRSVPRQPMPDPGELERRFTKVLASMDLPPDKAKLLKQYDNEKKWDIICDQERVQAKDPPSHYLAKLRTYLDPKASRSHRSYRFLTFFQKRKMVGPSTSTQVLRDLEISLRTNHIEWVREFLDEENQGLDALIDYLSFRLLMMRHEQRLSETKQQSDETLQTSVIVETTPLNNGCLRPPLHDMIDSPLVRRRSRHVARLNMGEAKDDIHVCILCMRAIMNNKYGFNMVIQHREAINCIALSLIHKSLRTKALVLELLAAICLVKGGHEIILSAFDNFKEICSEHKRFETLMAYFTQYDNFHIEFMVACMQFVNIVVHSVEDMNFRVHLQYEFTKLGLDEYLEKLRHTESEDLQVQISAYLDNVFDVAALMEDSETKTAALEKVAELEDELGHTHDRMNELERDSMAKLAELETDLSAIKIEYCDLLESKRIIEDELAALKRQSQDSARRESVLESKIHELETLTKGTTIASLRNGNSGISPTSVNIVSSTVSSINGLQNDNTIQKITTTAVAPPPPPPPPPPPPTGLLTSSGPPPPPPPPPPMSSMTSCGDNKIPQCPTVPIPPPPAGMMQAPNGAMTIKRKVQTKYKLPTLNWVPLKPNQVKGTIFNELDDDRLHNYIDFIDFEERFKIGIGGHIANGTSDIDGLQTFPSKRFKKPENISLLEHTRLRNIAISRRKMDMPIEKIITSVNGLDLKALSPENVESLQRMVPSEQEIKAYREYIIEKKNVNLLTEEDKFLMQLGKVERISTKLSIMNYMGNFVHNLIAVSPQIEYITTASNSVKSSKKLRSVLEIVLAFGNYLNSSKRGPAYGFKLQSLDTLLDTKSTDKKMCLLHYIVATIRLKFPELLNFESELMKIDEAATASLENIKSDVKELDRGMEQVRKEFELRGKEKNNTVLHDFLKNSEDQLRRLKSDERIANEAFHTCVEFFGESTIQVDANTFFSLLVRFARAFKAADQENERRRRLEAAAAEAFNTSEEVIKRNKLNQKKQQSAKFCCNTNKTLLHRRLNELELRT; encoded by the exons gCCTCGATGGATTTACCACCAGACAAGGCTAAATTACTAAAGCAGTAtgacaacgaaaaaaaatgggaTATAATATGTGATCAA GAAAGAGTACAAGCTAAAGATCCACCATCTCATTATCTAGCTAAGTTGAGGACTTATCTGGATCCAAAAGCTTCAAGAAGTCATCGA TCGTATCGTTTCCTTACATTCTttcagaaaagaaaaatggttggtccatcaacatcaacacaaGTATTGAGGGATTTAGAAATTTCATTACGTACAAATCACATCGA atgGGTTCGTGAATTTTTGGATGAAGAAAATCAAGGATTGGATGCtttgattgattatttgaGTTTTAGACTTTTGATGATGAGGCATGAACAGAGACTTTCTGAAACAAAACAACAATCAGATGAGACACTTCAAACAA GTGTTATTGTTGAAACAACACCATTAAATAATGGCTGTTTGAGGCCACCTCTTCATGATATGATTGACAGTCCACTAGTAAGAAGACGTTCAAGACATGTTGCTAGATTAAATATGGGTGAAGCTAAGGATGATATACACGTATGCATTTTATGTATGCGTGctattatgaataataag taTGGTTTTAATATGGTCATTCAACATCGAGAAGCTATAAATTGCATTGCACTATCCTTGATCCACAAAAGTTTAAGGACAAAAGCACTAGTCTTAGAATTATTAGCAGCAATATGTCTTGTTAAAGGTGGACATGAAATAATTCTATCagcatttgataattttaaagaaatatgtAGTGAACATAAACGTTTTGAGACACTTATGGCATATTTTACacaatatgataattttcatattgaatTTATGGTTGCATGTAtgcaatttgtaaatattgttGTACATTCTGTTGAGGATATGAATTTTCGGGTACATTTGCAAtatgaatttacaaaacttGGACTTGATGAgtatcttgaaaaattaagacATACAGAGAGTGAAGATTTGCAG gtaCAAATTTCCGCTTATCTGGATAATGTATTTGATGTAGCAGCATTAATGGAAGACAGTGAAACAAAAACAGCAGCATTAGAAAAAGTTGCTGAATTAGAAGATGAACTTGGTCATACACATGATAGAATGAATGAATTGGAACGTGATTCAATGGCAAAATTAGCTGAACTTGAAACTGATTTAAGtgcaattaaaattgaatattgtgATTTATTAGAATCTAAAAGAATAATTGAAGATGAATTAGCAGCATTAAAAAGACAAAGTCAAGATTCAGCAAGACGTGAAAGTGTATTAGAAAGTAAAATTCATGAATTAGAAACATTAACCAAAGGTACAACAATTGCTAGTTTAAGAAATGGTAATTCAGGAATATCACCAACATCAGTTAACATTGTATCATCAACAGTATCAAGTATTAATGGtttacaaaatgataatacaatacaaaaaataacaacaacagcagtaGCACCTCCACCACCTCCACCTCCACCACCGCCACCACCAACAGGGCTATTAACATCATCAggaccaccaccaccacctcctccaccaccaccaatgtCATCAATGACATCATgtggtgataataaaataccaCAATGTCCAACAGTACcaataccaccaccaccagctgGTATGATGCAAGCACCAAATGGTGCTATGACAATAAAACGTAAAgtacaaacaaaatataaattaccaacATTAAATTGGGTACCATTAAAACCAAATCAAGTTAAAGgtacaatatttaatgaacttgatgatgatcgtttacataattatattgattttattgattttgaagAACGTTTTAAAATTGGTATTGGTGGACATATTGCAAATGGTACTAGTGATATTGATGGATTACAAACATTTCCAagtaaaagatttaaaaaaccagaaaatatatcattacTTGAACATACTAGATTACGTAATATTGCAATATCAAGAAGAAAAATGGATAtgccaattgaaaaaataataacatctgTTAATGGTCTTGATTTAAAAGCTTTATCACCAGAAAATGTTGAATCATTACAAAGAATGGTACCATCTGAACAAGAAATAAAAGCATATcgtgaatatattattgaaaaaaaaaatgttaatttattaactgaagaggataaatttttaatgcaaCTTGGTAAAGTTGAAagaatatcaacaaaattatcaattatgaatTATATGGGTAATTTTGTACATAATTTAATAGCAGTATCACcacaaattgaatatattacaACAGCATCAAATTCAGTTaaatcttcaaaaaaattacgttCAGTATTAGAAATTGTATTGGCAtttggtaattatttaaatagtagTAAACGTGGTCCGGCATAtggttttaaattacaaagttTAGATACCCTATTAGATACAAAatcaactgataaaaaaatgtgtttaCTTCATTATATTGTTGCAACAATACGTCTTAAATTTCctgaacttttaaattttgaatctGAACTTATGAAAATTGACGAAGCAGCAACag catcgcttgaaaatataaaaagtgatGTTAAAGAACTTGACAGAGGAATGGAACAAGTACGAAAAGAATTTGAATTACgtggtaaagaaaaaaataatactgtattacatgattttttaaaaaattcggAGGATCAATTAAGACGACTTAAATCAGATGAACGAATTGCTAATGAAGCATTTCATACATGCGTTGAATTTTTTGGTGAAAGCACTATACAAGTTGATGCCAATACATTCTTTTCTCTTTTAGTTAGATTCGCGCGAGCTTTTAAG gCTGCGGATCAAGAAAATGAAAGAAGACGAAGATTGGAAGCAGCTGCTGCTGAGGCATTTAATACCTCTGAAGAagttattaaaagaaataaactcAATCAAAAAAAGCAACAG TCTGCGAAATTTTGCTGTAACACGAACAAGACACTGTTGCATCGTCGCCTTAATGAACTGGAGCTCagaacgtaa